Proteins encoded together in one Impatiens glandulifera chromosome 1, dImpGla2.1, whole genome shotgun sequence window:
- the LOC124932106 gene encoding uncharacterized protein LOC124932106, translating to MAFTRTSLFVSFSILLGFLSIASQARPGRPFHPCNTLIIFSTTTTTSSFPLDQNPNFESQNPFLQSSYSNDQSITFLFTEVRRVLPNRLTIPSEPSNFIDREEIQQEKLPFPFDLYSSSSVGASFLDRTNDILSVVGSLLFGVGCGALTSLILYMIWSLFAPNHFEFLDSEDESDEEFESDPKKMGYVSIPAKGDLIAVPVAKEVC from the coding sequence ATGGCGTTCACAAGAACTTCTCTGTTCGTATCTTTCTCAATCCTTCTGGGTTTTCTCTCAATAGCATCTCAAGCAAGACCCGGACGCCCTTTCCATCCATGCAATACCCTAATCATCTTCTCCACCACAACCACAACCTCTTCTTTTCCCCTTGATCAGAACCCTAATTTCGAATCTCAAAACCCTTTTCTCCAATCTTCTTATTCCAACGATCAATCAATTACCTTCCTCTTCACCGAGGTTCGTCGCGTCCTCCCAAATCGCCTAACCATTCCATCGGAACCCTCAAACTTCATAGATCGGGAAgagattcaacaagaaaagctACCGTTTCCCTTTGATCTGTATTCATCATCCTCTGTTGGAGCTTCATTCCTCGATCGCACTAATGATATCTTAAGCGTTGTGGGTTCGCTTCTATTTGGCGTCGGCTGTGGTGCTCTTACATCCTTGATTCTGTACATGATTTGGTCCCTTTTCGCACCTAACCACTTTGAATTTCTTGATTCCGAGGATGAATCTGATGAGGAATTTGAATCGGACCCAAAGAAGATGGGCTATGTTAGTATTCCTGCTAAGGGGGATTTGATTGCTGTTCCTGTGGCTAAGGAAGTCTGCTAG
- the LOC124921501 gene encoding WAT1-related protein At3g02690, chloroplastic gives MASIFPSSLLSFCNFSSNSSSSSSSNQISIRVSPIFTYDGVRACKFPVVGAVSPSYFAFKTSKSEVSVFTSSGFLSIEKKNAVKKMGDFSCFARGAADSDTQIQSSSPSTNMECIGTGIDVECQVSSEKEEETFKEIGIKDDSFFNTLWEWALVISPFFFWGTAMVAMKEVLPKTGPFFVSSFRLIPAGLLLVSFAGFRGRSFPSGAMAWLSISLFALVDATCFQGFLVEGLERTSAGLGSVIIDSQPLTVAVLAALLFNESIGLIGSSGLVLGVIGLLLLEVPALSLKEGDFSLWGSGEWWMLLAAQSMAIGTVMVRWVSKYSDPIMATGWHLVIGGIPLAAMSVLNHEPVFNGNLADLTSSDVMALLYTSLFGSAISYGVYFYNATRGSLTRLSSLTFLTPMFASIFGFFYLGETFSNVQFLGAFITIVAIYMVNYKEDESST, from the exons ATGGCCTCGATCTTTCCTTCTTCTTTGCTGAGCTTCTGTAATTTCTCTtccaattcttcttcttcttcctcctccaaCCAAATCAGTATTAGGGTTTCGCCCATTTTTACTTATGATGGTGTTAGAGCTTGCAAATTTCCAGTGGTGGGTGCAGTGTCCCCTTCTTACTTCGCCTTCAAGACTTCTAAATCGGAGGTTTCGGTTTTCACTTCAAGTGGGTTTCTCTCTATTGAGAAGAAAAACGCTGTCAAGAAGATGGGCGATTTCAGTTGTTTTGCTAGAGGAGCGGCAGATTCTGATACCCAAATCCAATCTTCATCTCCTTCAACAAATATGGAATGCATTGGCACTGGAATCGATGTTGAATGTCAGGTTTCATCTGAAAAGGAGGAGGAAACATTTAAAGAAATCGGTATAAAAGACGATTCGTTCTTTAACACGTTGTGGGAATGGGCACTAGTAATTTCTCCCTTCTTCTTCTGGGGAACGGCAATGGTTGCTATGAAGGAAGTTCTTCCAAAGACTGGTCCTTTTTTCGTCTCCTCTTTCAGGCTAATCCCTGCAGGACTTCTTCTGGTTTCATTTGCTGGCTTCCGTGGCCGGAGTTTTCCCTCCGGCGCCATGGCTTGGTTATCTATATCCCTCTTTGCACTCGTCGACGCTACTTGTTTTCAG GGTTTTCTTGTTGAAGGCTTGGAGAGGACATCAGCAGGTCTGGGCAGT GTGATCATTGATTCACAGCCATTAACTGTGGCTGTATTGGCTGCTTTGTTATTCAATGAATCCATTGGCTTAATTGGATCTTCTGGACTTGTGCTTGGTGTTATTGGCCTTCTTCTTCTCGAG GTGCCAGCATTGTCCTTAAAAGAAGGTGATTTCTCATTGTGGGGGAGTGGTGAGTGGTGGATGCTTCTTGCAGCTCAAAGTATGGCCATCGGAACAGTCATGGTCCGATGGGTCTCCAAATATTCCGATCCCATAATGGCCACAGGCTGG CATTTAGTAATTGGTGGAATTCCTCTTGCTGCAATGTCAGTTCTAAATCACGAGCCTGTCTTCAATGGGAATCTAGCCGATCTTACATCGAGTGATGTCATGGCACTCCTTTACACCTCTTTGTTCGGAAGCGCCATAAGTTATGGCGTGTACTTCTACAATGCTACAAGAG GTAGTTTGACGAGGCTAAGCTCTTTAACGTTCTTAACTCCAATGTTTGCATCCATTTTTGG GTTCTTCTATCTTGGCGAGACATTCTCAAATGTACAATTCTTGGGAGCTTTCATTACTATTGTTGCGATTTACATGGTTAATTATAAGGAGGATGAGAGTTCTACATGA
- the LOC124918888 gene encoding uncharacterized protein At1g65710-like isoform X1: MGSCLSKKTTSPTKQLPAAAAQTELKPQIPEESKKLEDQETVKKEIFVIRHRRSHDLDRFSEDDNKHISLQTDNNSIKSDSTGNISAVSGSAVVRTSSCTKEEVDAILIQCGRLSRSSFNGKSSVISGSSENQTSGGGGGGHRRKYSGSKRSYDFDQEGSNNENRDDDVADGDDDETAAERIHRYRQRQRQSRPSSSSGSRRRTPSRERDQLQQQRSGSRERNTTSSGTARRVSRSPNRRSESPITGNIIINNVVNKPGKMVSVPATISSLVMDKSNNLAAPGTEPPSSAGGVKRIQVKRNVSVNVTGSEPISRTAASPRSRSPARTNSKAAAETLNAIANANVNATQPLTLSRSNSRKAEQSPYRRNPLGEIDQNITTINQKQKSAKDVEQEKSMITNVSVTIVPPNSAVGRTRSSRLSRDFDINPETLTNNNNNNNQSPNPTSYTALLLEDIQNFHQKNSITTPTTANSLPCLAKACSILEAVADLNSSTGSSNLSLKKRTFVSKEPPFVESKIVGNDDIMEPSIHKYVTVRRGGAGGDIEDVESSGSNNVVGGQQQQWVSPSSWEPNSADSTDHWTSSYCSSRYTERDEDPIDIRRRTSERKSGGGVGKNRVGSGRSLYSSPAMAAATT; the protein is encoded by the exons ATGGGAAGCTGTTTGAGCAAGAAAACCACTTCTCCCACAAAACAACTTCCAGCAGCAGCAGCTCAAACTGAACTCAAACCTCAGATACCAGAAGAATCAAAGAAATTGGAAGATCAAGAAACCGTGAAAAAGGAGATCTTTGTAATCAGGCATAGAAGAAGTCACGATCTTGATCGATTCTCCGAAGATGACAATAAGCACATTTCTTTACAAACCGACAACAATTCAATCAAATCTGACTCTACCGGAAACATCAGCGCCGTTTCCGGATCTGCGGTCGTGAGAACCTCGAGCTGCACGAAAGAAGAGGTTGATGCCATTCTGATACAATGTGGTCGTCTCAGCCGCAGCTCATTCAACGGGAAGTCATCTGTCATCTCTGGATCTTCAGAAAATCAGACaagcggcggcggcggcggcggacaCAGGAGGAAATATTCGGGATCCAAGAGGAGCTACGATTTTGATCAAGAAGGTTCAAATAATGAAAACAGAGACGATGACGTGGCAGACGGTGACGACGACGAGACAGCGGCGGAGAGAATCCATCGTTACCGTCAGCGGCAGAGACAGTCCCGTCCGTCTTCTTCCTCCGGTAGTCGCCGGCGGACACCCAGCAGAGAAAGAGACCAGCTTCAACAACAAAGATCTgggagtagagagagaaacactACAAGCTCTGGAACGGCGAGACGGGTTAGCCGATCGCCTAACCGGCGATCTGAATCTCCGATCACCGGAAATATCATAATCAACAACGTTGTAAACAAACCAGGTAAAATGGTATCTGTTCCTGCTACCATATCTTCCCTTGTTATGGACAAAAGCAACAACCTTGCCGCACCTGGAACCGAACCTCCATCATCGGCGGGGGGCGTTAAACGGATCCAAGTGAAGAGAAATGTCTCAGTTAACGTTACCGGCAGCGAACCCATCTCTCGTACTGCTGCATCGCCTCGTTCTCGTTCGCCGGCAAGAACCAATTCCAAGGCAGCCGCCGAAACCCTAAACGCAATCGCAAACGCAAACGTAAACGCCACTCAGCCATTGACTCTTAGCAGAAGCAATTCGAGAAAAGCCGAACAATCTCCATATAGAAGAAACCCATTAGGAGAGATTGATCAGAACATCACTACCATAAACCag AAACAGAAATCTGCTAAGGATGTGGAACAAGAAAAATCCATGATTACCAATGTGTCGGTTACAATCGTGCCACCAAACTCCGCCGTGGGAAGAACAAGATCATCGAGGCTGTCGAGAGATTTCGATATAAACCCAGAAACTCtgaccaataataataataataataatcaatctCCAAATCCAACTTCATACACAGCATTACTGCTCGAAGACATTCAAAATTTCCACCAAAAGAATTCCATAACTACTCCAACAACCGCCAATTCTCTTCCATGTTTGGCAAAAGCTTGCTCCATTCTCGAAGCAGTTGCAGATCTTAATTCAAGCACGGGCTCATCCAATCTGTCTCTCAAGAAGAGGACTTTCGTATCCAAGGAACCACCTTTCGTGGAATCCAAGATTGTTGGCAATGATGACATAATGGAGCCAAGCATTCACAAGTACGTCACCGTTAGGAGGGGCGGCGCCGGCGGTGATATTGAGGATGTGGAGTCTTCCGGGAGTAATAACGTCGTGGGTGGACAACAACAGCAATGGGTTTCTCCGTCTTCTTGGGAGCCCAACTCTGCTGATTCGACCGATCATTGGACTTCTTCTTATTGTTCATCAAGGTACACTGAAAGAGACGAAGACCCAATTGACATTAGAAGAAGGACGAGTGAAAGGAAGAGTGGAGGAGGAGTTGGGAAAAACAGGGTTGGATCCGGCAGGAGTCTTTACTCGTCGCCGGCAATGGCTGCGGCTACCACatga
- the LOC124918888 gene encoding uncharacterized protein At1g65710-like isoform X2, producing the protein MGSCLSKKTTSPTKQLPAAAAQTELKPQIPEESKKLEDQETVKKEIFVIRHRRSHDLDRFSEDDNKHISLQTDNNSIKSDSTGNISAVSGSAVVRTSSCTKEEVDAILIQCGRLSRSSFNGKSSVISGSSENQTSGGGGGGHRRKYSGSKRSYDFDQEGSNNENRDDDVADGDDDETAAERIHRYRQRQRQSRPSSSSGSRRRTPSRERDQLQQQRSGSRERNTTSSGTARRVSRSPNRRSESPITGNIIINNVVNKPGKMVSVPATISSLVMDKSNNLAAPGTEPPSSAGGVKRIQVKRNVSVNVTGSEPISRTAASPRSRSPARTNSKAAAETLNAIANANVNATQPLTLSRSNSRKAEQSPYRRNPLGEIDQNITTINQKSAKDVEQEKSMITNVSVTIVPPNSAVGRTRSSRLSRDFDINPETLTNNNNNNNQSPNPTSYTALLLEDIQNFHQKNSITTPTTANSLPCLAKACSILEAVADLNSSTGSSNLSLKKRTFVSKEPPFVESKIVGNDDIMEPSIHKYVTVRRGGAGGDIEDVESSGSNNVVGGQQQQWVSPSSWEPNSADSTDHWTSSYCSSRYTERDEDPIDIRRRTSERKSGGGVGKNRVGSGRSLYSSPAMAAATT; encoded by the exons ATGGGAAGCTGTTTGAGCAAGAAAACCACTTCTCCCACAAAACAACTTCCAGCAGCAGCAGCTCAAACTGAACTCAAACCTCAGATACCAGAAGAATCAAAGAAATTGGAAGATCAAGAAACCGTGAAAAAGGAGATCTTTGTAATCAGGCATAGAAGAAGTCACGATCTTGATCGATTCTCCGAAGATGACAATAAGCACATTTCTTTACAAACCGACAACAATTCAATCAAATCTGACTCTACCGGAAACATCAGCGCCGTTTCCGGATCTGCGGTCGTGAGAACCTCGAGCTGCACGAAAGAAGAGGTTGATGCCATTCTGATACAATGTGGTCGTCTCAGCCGCAGCTCATTCAACGGGAAGTCATCTGTCATCTCTGGATCTTCAGAAAATCAGACaagcggcggcggcggcggcggacaCAGGAGGAAATATTCGGGATCCAAGAGGAGCTACGATTTTGATCAAGAAGGTTCAAATAATGAAAACAGAGACGATGACGTGGCAGACGGTGACGACGACGAGACAGCGGCGGAGAGAATCCATCGTTACCGTCAGCGGCAGAGACAGTCCCGTCCGTCTTCTTCCTCCGGTAGTCGCCGGCGGACACCCAGCAGAGAAAGAGACCAGCTTCAACAACAAAGATCTgggagtagagagagaaacactACAAGCTCTGGAACGGCGAGACGGGTTAGCCGATCGCCTAACCGGCGATCTGAATCTCCGATCACCGGAAATATCATAATCAACAACGTTGTAAACAAACCAGGTAAAATGGTATCTGTTCCTGCTACCATATCTTCCCTTGTTATGGACAAAAGCAACAACCTTGCCGCACCTGGAACCGAACCTCCATCATCGGCGGGGGGCGTTAAACGGATCCAAGTGAAGAGAAATGTCTCAGTTAACGTTACCGGCAGCGAACCCATCTCTCGTACTGCTGCATCGCCTCGTTCTCGTTCGCCGGCAAGAACCAATTCCAAGGCAGCCGCCGAAACCCTAAACGCAATCGCAAACGCAAACGTAAACGCCACTCAGCCATTGACTCTTAGCAGAAGCAATTCGAGAAAAGCCGAACAATCTCCATATAGAAGAAACCCATTAGGAGAGATTGATCAGAACATCACTACCATAAACCag AAATCTGCTAAGGATGTGGAACAAGAAAAATCCATGATTACCAATGTGTCGGTTACAATCGTGCCACCAAACTCCGCCGTGGGAAGAACAAGATCATCGAGGCTGTCGAGAGATTTCGATATAAACCCAGAAACTCtgaccaataataataataataataatcaatctCCAAATCCAACTTCATACACAGCATTACTGCTCGAAGACATTCAAAATTTCCACCAAAAGAATTCCATAACTACTCCAACAACCGCCAATTCTCTTCCATGTTTGGCAAAAGCTTGCTCCATTCTCGAAGCAGTTGCAGATCTTAATTCAAGCACGGGCTCATCCAATCTGTCTCTCAAGAAGAGGACTTTCGTATCCAAGGAACCACCTTTCGTGGAATCCAAGATTGTTGGCAATGATGACATAATGGAGCCAAGCATTCACAAGTACGTCACCGTTAGGAGGGGCGGCGCCGGCGGTGATATTGAGGATGTGGAGTCTTCCGGGAGTAATAACGTCGTGGGTGGACAACAACAGCAATGGGTTTCTCCGTCTTCTTGGGAGCCCAACTCTGCTGATTCGACCGATCATTGGACTTCTTCTTATTGTTCATCAAGGTACACTGAAAGAGACGAAGACCCAATTGACATTAGAAGAAGGACGAGTGAAAGGAAGAGTGGAGGAGGAGTTGGGAAAAACAGGGTTGGATCCGGCAGGAGTCTTTACTCGTCGCCGGCAATGGCTGCGGCTACCACatga